A single region of the Panthera tigris isolate Pti1 chromosome B1, P.tigris_Pti1_mat1.1, whole genome shotgun sequence genome encodes:
- the LOC102970894 gene encoding alcohol dehydrogenase 1-like, producing MERKFIMDTSGKTITCRAAIAWKTGSTLAIEEVQVDPPKAREVRIKMISTGICGTDDHAVKGLLSVNFPFIPGHEGAGIVESIGKGVSSVKPGDKVLTLAIPQCRECSSCLHPKGNFCEKQDVLPSSGLMLDKTSRFTCKGKKIYHSFRASTFTEYTVVPEIAVAKIDAAAPMDKVSIISCEVSTGYGAAVNSAKVTRGSTCVVFGLGGVGSAIVMGCKASGASRIIGVDINEEKFPRARALGVTDCLNPRNLKKPVQQVVMEMTRVGVDFAFEAIGLSDTMIAAWDSCHRSYGVCLMVGVASSNSQLSLNAPDIISGRTLKGVCLGDYKTRDCIPQLVTDYLQNKINIDPLITHQLPFDQLHKAFELYHAGKTIRCILLF from the exons ATGGAAAGAAAATTCATCATGGACACTTCGGGCAAA ACAATCACATGCCGGGCAGCCATTGCGTGGAAAACAGGTTCTACTCTTGCAATTGAGGAAGTACAAGTCGATCCACCAAAGGCTCGGGAAGTTCGTATTAAG ATGATATCTACAGGGATCTGTGGTACTGATGATCATGCAGTAAAAGGATTACTCTCCGTAAACTTTCCTTTCATCCCAGGCCATGAAGGAGCTGGGATTGTAGAGAGTATTGGCAAAGGAGTGAGCTCAGTGAAACCAG GAGATAAAGTCCTCACACTCGCTATACCACAGTGTAGAGAATGCAGTTCCTGTTTGCATCCCAAGGGAAACTTCTGTGAGAAGCAAGA TGTTCTACCTTCTTCTGGATTAATGCTGGACAAGACCAGCAGATTTacctgcaaaggaaaaaagatttatcACTCTTTCCGTGCAAGCACATTCACTGAATATACGGTTGTACCTGAGATTGCAGTGGCAAAAATTGATGCTGCTGCTCCTATGGATAAAGTTAGTATCATAAGCTGCGAGGTGTCTACAGGTTATGGAGCTGCTGTAAATTCGGCCAAG GTCACTCGCGGTTCCACGTGCGTGGTCTTTGGACTTGGTGGAGTTGGTTCAGCCATTGTCATGGGCTGTAAAGCATCTGGTGCTTCTAGGATCATTGGGGTTGACATCAATGAGGAGAAGTTTCCCCGGGCAAGAGCATTAGGGGTCACGGATTGTCTCAACCCTCGAAACCTCAAGAAACCTGTCCAGCAGGTGGTCATGGAAATGACAAGAGTTGGTGTTGACTTTGCCTTTGAAGCCATTGGACTCAGTGATACGATG attgctgcttgggattcctgcCACCGGAGCTATGGTGTCTGTCTGATGGTTGGGGTGGCTTCATCAAATTCACAGCTTTCCCTGAACGCACCAGATATTATCTCTGGACGGACACTGAAGGGTGTGTGTTTAGGAG attATAAAACCAGAGACTGTATTCCCCAACTAGTGACTGATTacctgcaaaataaaattaatatagatcCCTTAATAACCCATCAGTTGCCTTTTGACCAACTCCACAAAGCTTTCGAGTTGTACCATGCTGGAAAA ACCATCCGCTGTATTCTGCTGTTCTGA